A genomic window from Tolypothrix sp. PCC 7910 includes:
- the tatC gene encoding twin-arginine translocase subunit TatC: protein MSPQNLDTETQSDLPEEYPEISAATPSDIDVEVDSGSEADPLDDLPGEVEMSFFDHLEELRQRIFYALIAVAVGIVGCFLNVRPIVQLLEVPAKGVKFLQLAPGEYFFVSLKVAAYSGLVLSTPFILYQIIQFVLPGLTRRERRLLAPVVLGSSVLFVAGLVFAYFLLIPAALNFFITYGADVVEQLWSIEKYFEFVLLLLFSTGLAFQIPVIQLLLGALGIVSSKQMFSGWRYVIMGAVVLGAVLTPSTDPLTQSLLAGAVLGLYFGGIGLVKVIGK, encoded by the coding sequence ATGTCGCCACAAAATTTAGACACAGAAACTCAGTCCGATTTACCGGAAGAATACCCAGAGATATCTGCTGCTACTCCATCTGATATTGACGTAGAAGTAGATAGCGGTTCTGAGGCTGATCCGCTTGATGACTTACCTGGTGAAGTTGAAATGTCCTTTTTCGACCATCTAGAGGAGTTACGCCAGCGGATTTTCTACGCGCTAATTGCTGTAGCAGTAGGTATTGTTGGCTGTTTCTTAAACGTCAGGCCGATTGTTCAGCTATTAGAAGTCCCAGCAAAGGGAGTAAAATTTCTCCAACTCGCGCCTGGGGAATATTTCTTTGTTTCTCTGAAAGTCGCAGCTTACAGCGGCTTAGTACTTTCTACCCCTTTCATTCTTTACCAAATTATCCAGTTCGTTCTACCTGGTTTAACTCGTCGTGAACGTCGCTTATTAGCACCTGTAGTTTTAGGTTCAAGCGTGCTATTTGTGGCAGGGTTAGTATTTGCCTATTTTCTCCTGATCCCTGCTGCTTTGAATTTCTTCATCACCTACGGTGCAGATGTAGTAGAACAACTTTGGTCAATTGAAAAGTATTTTGAATTTGTTTTATTACTACTATTTAGCACAGGTTTAGCATTTCAAATTCCTGTTATTCAACTATTACTTGGTGCTTTAGGAATTGTTTCTTCTAAACAAATGTTTTCTGGTTGGCGTTACGTAATTATGGGTGCAGTAGTTTTAGGTGCTGTCCTTACACCTTCTACTGACCCTCTCACCCAAAGTTTGCTAGCTGGCGCAGTTCTAGGGCTTTATTTTGGTGGGATTGGGTTAGTGAAGGTAATAGGGAAGTGA
- a CDS encoding tRNA-binding protein → MTNDKPKQITYDDFEKVEIRVGKVIQVADFPAARKPAYKLWIDFGDLGIKKSSAQITKLYQPENLLNKLILAVTNFPPRQIADFMSEVLVLGVVLDDGEVVLIQPDRDVILGKRIL, encoded by the coding sequence ATGACAAATGACAAACCTAAACAAATTACCTATGACGACTTTGAAAAAGTCGAAATTCGTGTTGGTAAAGTTATTCAAGTAGCAGATTTTCCCGCAGCACGAAAACCTGCTTATAAACTTTGGATAGACTTTGGAGATTTGGGCATTAAAAAATCTAGTGCCCAAATTACTAAACTTTACCAACCAGAGAATTTACTCAACAAATTAATATTAGCTGTAACTAACTTTCCACCTCGCCAAATCGCAGATTTTATGTCTGAGGTTTTGGTATTAGGCGTAGTTCTTGATGATGGCGAAGTAGTTTTAATTCAGCCAGATAGAGATGTAATTTTAGGTAAAAGAATTCTATAA
- a CDS encoding transglycosylase SLT domain-containing protein, translated as MLKQLKKNPIPVIAGAGLCAFLAGAMVSAPQIGKSLGQWLKYGNEKTEQISEASKAKSAVYPLVSKSLPERAAKLAEIAENSRSPDRERARYLLASDYIERTQGKKALVLLQGLEKEYPILAPYILLKQAQAQDLLGEDGKASDLRQKVLKQYPKTAAAVKAIYLIAQPKQQDIAIAQFPTHPLTWEIIRKRLEANPNQPQLQLKLAQYAADQPGTVGVLDDLAKESTLKPEDWEIIGTAYWTNNQFEQAAKAYAKAPKTPRSLYRAGRGLQVAGKEKDKAIATYKQLVQQFPAAPESGTALLRLAEMAKNSKDALPYLDQAIAKFPNVASQAVVEKAKIYQTLKDNKSAAQAWQLLIGKYANSDEAAEYRWKIAQEKANAKDYVGAWQWAEPIPTNNPTSILAPRAGFWVGKWANQLGKQQEAKTAYEYVISKFPYSYYAWRSAAVLGLNVGNFNTVRQMQPEVVPPQRPVPPAGSDTFKELYLLGQDRDAWLQWETEFVNKDQPTVAEQFTEGLMQLARGENKLGIDTISKLEDREIPEEKAEYQTLSQQITYWQARYPFPYVQEIEKWSKERQINPLLVTALIRQESRFEANAKSVANAMGLMQVLPSTAQWIAPQIKVDSKTLKLEDPNDNIMLGTWYLDHTHQQYSNNSLLAIASYNAGPGNVAKWLQTLPTQDPDEFVEKIPFDETRNYVRQVLGNYWNYLRLYNPEVSALVAQYSSEHPKLPSK; from the coding sequence ATGCTGAAGCAGCTTAAAAAAAATCCAATTCCTGTAATTGCCGGCGCTGGACTATGTGCTTTCTTAGCTGGGGCAATGGTTTCAGCACCTCAGATTGGAAAATCCCTAGGGCAATGGCTAAAGTACGGCAACGAGAAAACTGAGCAAATATCGGAAGCTAGCAAAGCGAAATCAGCCGTTTATCCTCTGGTATCCAAATCTCTACCAGAACGGGCGGCAAAATTAGCAGAAATAGCCGAGAATTCGCGTTCTCCAGACCGAGAACGGGCGCGTTATTTATTGGCAAGTGATTACATTGAAAGAACCCAAGGGAAAAAAGCCCTAGTTTTACTACAAGGACTTGAGAAAGAGTATCCTATTCTCGCCCCTTATATATTACTGAAACAGGCACAAGCTCAAGATTTGCTGGGTGAAGATGGCAAAGCTTCAGATTTGCGGCAGAAAGTGTTGAAACAGTATCCCAAAACAGCAGCCGCAGTCAAAGCCATCTATTTAATTGCTCAACCAAAACAACAGGATATTGCGATCGCGCAATTTCCTACCCATCCCTTAACCTGGGAAATTATTCGCAAACGCTTAGAAGCAAATCCCAACCAGCCACAATTGCAGCTAAAGTTAGCCCAATACGCAGCTGACCAACCTGGAACCGTAGGCGTGTTGGATGATTTAGCTAAGGAGTCAACTCTTAAACCAGAAGATTGGGAAATTATTGGTACAGCCTACTGGACAAACAATCAATTTGAGCAAGCTGCAAAAGCTTACGCCAAAGCACCCAAGACACCCCGCAGCCTTTATCGTGCTGGACGTGGCTTGCAAGTAGCTGGTAAAGAGAAAGATAAAGCGATCGCAACTTATAAACAATTAGTACAACAATTCCCCGCAGCCCCAGAAAGTGGCACAGCCTTACTGCGGTTAGCAGAAATGGCGAAAAATAGTAAAGATGCCTTACCTTATCTTGACCAAGCGATCGCGAAATTTCCCAATGTCGCCAGTCAAGCAGTAGTAGAAAAAGCCAAAATCTACCAAACTCTCAAGGATAATAAATCAGCTGCCCAAGCCTGGCAATTACTGATTGGCAAATACGCAAATTCCGATGAAGCGGCAGAATATCGCTGGAAAATCGCCCAAGAAAAGGCCAACGCTAAAGATTACGTAGGAGCGTGGCAATGGGCAGAACCAATTCCCACCAACAACCCTACCAGTATTTTGGCTCCTAGAGCAGGTTTTTGGGTTGGTAAATGGGCAAATCAGTTAGGGAAACAGCAAGAAGCGAAAACCGCTTATGAATATGTCATTAGCAAGTTTCCTTACTCATATTATGCTTGGCGATCGGCAGCAGTCTTAGGGCTAAATGTCGGTAACTTTAATACCGTAAGGCAAATGCAGCCCGAAGTCGTCCCACCCCAGCGTCCCGTCCCCCCAGCCGGTTCTGACACCTTCAAAGAATTGTATTTGCTAGGACAAGATAGAGATGCTTGGTTGCAATGGGAAACCGAATTTGTCAATAAAGACCAACCCACAGTAGCCGAACAATTTACTGAAGGCTTAATGCAACTGGCCAGAGGCGAAAATAAATTAGGAATTGATACGATTTCTAAATTAGAAGACCGAGAAATTCCCGAAGAAAAAGCCGAATATCAAACTCTTAGCCAACAGATCACTTACTGGCAAGCCCGTTATCCCTTCCCCTATGTCCAAGAGATTGAAAAGTGGTCAAAAGAACGCCAAATCAACCCCTTGCTAGTAACTGCTTTGATCCGCCAAGAGTCGCGCTTTGAAGCCAACGCTAAATCCGTAGCCAACGCTATGGGCTTAATGCAGGTATTACCCTCCACAGCCCAATGGATCGCCCCACAAATCAAAGTTGATAGCAAAACCTTAAAACTAGAAGATCCCAACGACAATATCATGTTGGGGACTTGGTATTTGGATCATACCCATCAGCAATATAGCAACAACTCCCTGCTAGCGATCGCTAGTTACAACGCTGGCCCTGGTAACGTAGCCAAATGGCTGCAAACCCTCCCCACACAAGACCCCGATGAATTTGTCGAAAAAATCCCCTTCGACGAAACCCGAAATTACGTCCGTCAAGTCTTAGGCAACTACTGGAATTATTTACGACTATACAACCCAGAGGTTTCTGCCCTAGTCGCGCAATATTCCAGCGAACACCCCAAATTGCCCAGCAAGTGA
- a CDS encoding PAS domain S-box protein: protein MTWEAKVNTPAAKIFLADNDTEMRDRLQQLLSQRYEVQVVDEIDALSTIQQQQPLPDLVIADVMLAGSNEWEWMRSLRSHPQTQDLTVFLLSAQAEEEICTAALAAGADDYLSQPFSDSQLLARIEVNLKMRQVRQTTLLRQQELIDELAASKQEVTNILESMTDAFYALDCNWCITYINRGGESVIGKPRQELLGKNLWELCPVLVNTEVYQQYHRCLAAREPIHFEFYYQPCDCWYDIHVYPSEQGIKSYFHNISDKQVALRDRQQAEWAKQKSETVLNAFLTSSPTALAFLDRDWRYVHANEALAKMHGIPVSEHLGRTLSEVLPEKASQIIPILEQVIQSQEPVLNQEIRQESNLSGCWQHTLVNYYPVCLADGYVLGVGMTAIDITRIKEVEQALRESEVSLRQANERFELAAKAVNCLIYDWDVTNDTVERTEGLTRILGYQLADTQPTGEWWRELVHPEDLASVLTEAAAGWAKHQERFAVEYRVRKQDNEYINVLDQGIVVEWGADGQPKRIVGSTTDISLQQAALHKRQQAEAALKIQERKYRYIFEAAGVGIFEEDFSLVKTALDNLKAQGIEDFSTFFVEHPDVVEQLIGTVKIVNANNAALQMFGAEDKNQLLGSLKRIFLPETAEVFVQELLVLVAGQSYFESETIVKTLQGKLLNLLFTITFPPPTAEFDSVLVTMMDITAHRQAEAAVRASEERLRSFFEANLVGIIFGDENGTIREANDEFLRIIGYSRADLQTGQLRWVDITPPEYFDHDELGIAEANVKGACTPYEKEFIRKDGSRVPVVVGYSLLRESRQQSVAFILDISSRKQTERALYQSEARFQAFMDNSPAAAWITDKIGNIVYLSPTYTSTFKLLTNDAIGKSIFDLYPTEIAEKFLENIQKVVKTNQVVEAIELAPLPDGTTGDFLVYKFPIADPSGQRLVGGVAVDITEREQALREREKAEQALQKHSDRLKLLSETASDLLSTEHPLELMNDLFAKLSAQMDLQFYFNYLIDTQDNRQKLRLKSWSGIDEQIASSIESLEFGEAVCGLAAHTRRQIIVNNVQHSTHPNTRILCNLNITAYAAQPLIARGKLLGVLSFGSSTRTQFTPEEIALLQATSDQIAIALERAELMASLQQQTEQLIQANRVKDEFLAVLSHELRTPLNPILGWSQLLRTQKYDEATTARALETIERNAKLQTELIEDLLDVSRILQGKLSLNITQVDLAATINAAIETVRLAAEAKCIQLQVSVQPNMAPVVGDSARLQQVVWNLVSNAVKFTPKHGQIEISVEYQASQVQLQVRDTGKGISPEFLPYVFDYFRQADGTSTRKFGGLGLGLAIVRHLVELHGGTVKAESAGEGQGATFTVTLPIIQLNLASNCSDPAINFSPDLTGVKVLVVDDEVDTRELISFILEESGAEVMQARSALEALQALTHFQPHVLLSDIGMPDMDGYMLIRQLRSMPSEIGRQIPAIALTAYAGEINQQQALSAGFQTHITKPINPSDLAAIIAQAVGRNEWRSC from the coding sequence GTGACTTGGGAAGCAAAGGTAAATACCCCTGCCGCCAAAATTTTCTTGGCTGACAACGATACAGAAATGCGCGATCGCTTGCAGCAGCTGTTAAGCCAACGGTATGAGGTGCAGGTAGTAGATGAAATAGATGCCTTAAGTACAATCCAACAACAACAGCCGCTTCCTGACTTAGTCATCGCGGATGTGATGCTAGCAGGAAGCAATGAATGGGAGTGGATGCGATCGCTGCGTTCCCATCCGCAAACGCAAGATTTAACTGTCTTTTTGTTGTCAGCACAGGCTGAGGAAGAGATTTGTACAGCTGCATTAGCTGCTGGTGCTGATGATTATCTCAGCCAACCATTTTCTGACTCTCAATTATTGGCAAGGATTGAAGTCAATTTGAAGATGCGCCAGGTGCGTCAGACTACCTTACTACGCCAACAAGAATTAATAGATGAGCTAGCAGCCTCCAAACAGGAAGTTACCAACATTTTAGAAAGCATGACCGATGCTTTCTATGCCTTAGATTGTAATTGGTGTATTACCTACATTAACCGTGGCGGCGAGTCCGTCATAGGTAAGCCTCGGCAGGAATTATTGGGTAAAAATCTCTGGGAGTTGTGCCCAGTATTAGTTAATACAGAAGTTTACCAGCAATATCATCGATGTCTCGCCGCAAGAGAGCCGATTCACTTTGAATTTTATTATCAACCTTGTGATTGCTGGTACGATATCCATGTTTATCCCTCAGAGCAGGGAATAAAGTCATATTTTCACAATATTAGCGATAAGCAAGTAGCGCTACGCGATCGCCAACAAGCAGAATGGGCAAAGCAAAAAAGTGAAACTGTACTCAATGCCTTTTTAACTAGCTCCCCTACCGCTTTGGCTTTTTTGGATCGCGATTGGCGCTATGTTCATGCGAATGAAGCCTTAGCAAAAATGCATGGCATTCCTGTCAGCGAACATCTCGGACGCACATTATCAGAAGTGCTACCTGAGAAAGCATCCCAAATCATACCGATTTTGGAGCAGGTGATTCAGAGTCAAGAACCTGTATTAAATCAGGAAATTCGTCAGGAAAGCAATTTATCAGGCTGCTGGCAACACACTTTAGTGAATTACTACCCAGTTTGTTTAGCTGATGGCTATGTCTTGGGAGTTGGGATGACCGCTATTGATATCACTCGTATCAAGGAAGTTGAGCAAGCCTTGCGCGAGAGTGAAGTCAGTTTGAGACAGGCAAATGAGCGTTTTGAGTTAGCAGCTAAGGCTGTTAATTGTTTAATTTATGACTGGGATGTGACAAATGATACTGTAGAGCGAACTGAAGGCTTAACCCGAATTTTGGGCTATCAGCTAGCCGATACTCAACCCACCGGTGAATGGTGGCGTGAACTGGTGCATCCCGAAGATTTAGCCTCTGTGCTAACAGAAGCAGCAGCAGGTTGGGCAAAGCATCAAGAACGTTTTGCTGTGGAGTATCGAGTTCGTAAGCAAGATAACGAATATATCAATGTACTAGATCAAGGAATAGTCGTAGAGTGGGGAGCTGATGGGCAACCAAAACGTATAGTAGGTAGCACCACAGATATTAGCCTCCAGCAAGCCGCGCTACACAAACGTCAGCAAGCAGAAGCAGCACTCAAAATCCAAGAACGGAAATACCGTTATATTTTTGAAGCCGCAGGTGTAGGAATTTTTGAAGAAGATTTTTCCCTCGTCAAAACAGCATTAGATAATTTAAAAGCTCAAGGTATTGAAGATTTTTCTACCTTCTTTGTTGAACATCCTGATGTTGTAGAACAGTTAATTGGCACAGTGAAAATTGTTAATGCCAATAACGCCGCATTGCAAATGTTTGGCGCTGAAGACAAAAATCAACTGTTAGGTTCCCTGAAACGAATATTTCTTCCAGAAACAGCAGAAGTATTTGTCCAAGAACTTTTAGTATTAGTTGCTGGGCAAAGCTACTTTGAATCAGAAACAATAGTTAAAACTCTTCAAGGAAAGCTACTAAATCTCTTATTTACAATTACCTTTCCACCACCAACTGCCGAATTTGACAGCGTTTTAGTGACGATGATGGATATCACCGCTCACAGACAAGCAGAAGCGGCGGTACGCGCTAGCGAAGAACGGCTGCGGAGTTTTTTTGAAGCGAATTTAGTGGGAATTATTTTTGGCGATGAAAACGGTACCATTCGAGAAGCCAATGATGAGTTTTTAAGAATTATTGGTTATAGTCGTGCCGATTTGCAAACCGGACAACTGCGCTGGGTTGATATTACACCACCAGAGTACTTTGACCACGATGAATTAGGAATTGCTGAAGCTAATGTCAAGGGAGCTTGTACTCCCTATGAGAAAGAATTTATTCGTAAAGATGGTTCCCGAGTACCAGTGGTTGTGGGGTATTCTTTACTACGAGAATCACGCCAACAGTCAGTAGCTTTTATTTTGGATATTAGTAGTCGTAAACAAACTGAAAGGGCGCTATATCAAAGTGAAGCAAGATTTCAAGCGTTTATGGATAACAGCCCAGCTGCCGCTTGGATTACTGATAAAATAGGAAATATAGTTTACTTAAGCCCTACGTACACTAGCACATTCAAATTATTGACGAATGATGCGATTGGTAAAAGTATTTTCGACCTCTACCCGACAGAAATCGCAGAGAAATTTCTCGAAAATATTCAAAAGGTAGTCAAGACAAATCAAGTAGTAGAAGCGATTGAGTTAGCTCCCTTACCAGATGGTACAACTGGCGACTTTTTAGTATATAAATTTCCCATTGCCGATCCCTCTGGGCAACGTTTAGTGGGAGGAGTCGCAGTGGATATTACCGAACGAGAACAGGCGCTACGAGAACGGGAGAAAGCAGAACAAGCACTACAAAAGCATAGCGATCGCCTAAAGCTACTCTCAGAAACAGCTAGCGATTTGCTCTCCACCGAACATCCTCTGGAGTTGATGAACGATTTATTCGCCAAACTCTCAGCACAGATGGATTTACAGTTTTACTTCAACTATTTAATTGATACCCAAGACAATCGGCAAAAACTACGGTTGAAGTCTTGGAGTGGGATTGATGAGCAAATAGCGTCATCAATTGAATCGCTGGAATTTGGGGAAGCAGTTTGTGGATTAGCAGCCCACACGCGTCGGCAAATTATTGTCAATAATGTGCAGCATTCCACCCATCCTAATACTCGTATTCTCTGCAATCTGAATATCACAGCTTATGCAGCGCAGCCGTTAATTGCTCGCGGTAAGTTACTCGGTGTACTATCTTTTGGCAGCAGCACTCGCACTCAGTTTACCCCAGAAGAAATAGCACTACTGCAAGCCACTTCCGACCAGATTGCGATCGCGCTGGAACGTGCCGAACTGATGGCTTCATTACAGCAGCAAACAGAGCAATTAATTCAAGCTAACCGCGTCAAGGATGAATTTTTAGCAGTCCTCTCCCACGAACTACGTACACCACTCAACCCTATCTTGGGATGGTCGCAGTTATTGCGAACTCAAAAGTATGATGAAGCAACTACAGCCCGTGCTCTAGAAACTATTGAGCGCAATGCCAAGCTGCAAACTGAACTGATAGAAGATTTACTCGATGTTTCTCGCATTCTCCAAGGCAAGCTGAGTCTGAATATTACTCAAGTTGATTTAGCAGCAACCATTAACGCTGCGATTGAAACTGTGCGACTAGCAGCCGAAGCCAAATGCATTCAGCTACAGGTGTCAGTGCAACCAAATATGGCTCCTGTTGTTGGTGATTCGGCGCGCTTACAACAAGTCGTCTGGAATTTAGTATCTAACGCAGTCAAGTTCACCCCAAAACATGGACAGATAGAAATTTCTGTAGAATACCAAGCTTCCCAAGTGCAATTACAGGTGCGAGATACAGGTAAAGGCATTAGCCCAGAATTTTTACCCTATGTATTTGACTACTTCCGCCAAGCCGATGGCACCAGTACCCGGAAATTTGGCGGCTTAGGGTTAGGGTTAGCCATTGTCCGTCACTTAGTAGAGTTACATGGAGGGACAGTCAAAGCCGAAAGTGCCGGAGAAGGGCAAGGGGCTACCTTTACCGTCACCCTGCCAATCATCCAGCTAAATTTAGCCAGCAATTGCAGCGATCCAGCAATCAACTTCTCGCCAGACTTGACTGGTGTAAAAGTTCTCGTGGTTGATGATGAAGTCGATACTCGAGAATTAATTAGCTTCATTCTGGAAGAATCGGGAGCAGAAGTCATGCAAGCGCGATCGGCTTTGGAAGCGTTACAGGCTTTAACCCACTTTCAGCCTCATGTTTTATTAAGCGACATCGGAATGCCAGACATGGATGGTTATATGCTGATTCGCCAACTCAGATCCATGCCATCAGAAATAGGCAGACAAATTCCTGCGATCGCACTTACTGCCTATGCAGGCGAAATTAACCAGCAACAAGCCCTTTCCGCCGGCTTTCAAACCCACATTACCAAGCCCATCAACCCATCAGACTTAGCAGCCATAATTGCTCAAGCTGTAGGGCGGAATGAGTGGAGGAGTTGTTGA